From Thermogemmata fonticola, a single genomic window includes:
- a CDS encoding transposase, with protein MSNGNASPPCCRSIPPSPKGGRPRADDRECLEGLLWLLRTGARWQDIPPDLPSGSTCWRRLREWAREGILEDIQAVLVEQLAELGRVDLSELFADATFIRAKKGATTSVKPRLAKG; from the coding sequence ATGAGCAATGGCAACGCATCGCCCCCTTGCTGCCGCAGCATCCCCCCCTCCCCCAAAGGCGGTCGGCCACGAGCCGACGACCGGGAGTGCTTGGAGGGGCTACTCTGGCTGCTCCGCACGGGAGCACGCTGGCAGGACATCCCTCCCGACCTGCCCTCGGGCAGCACCTGCTGGCGACGCCTGCGGGAGTGGGCCCGCGAAGGAATCCTGGAAGACATCCAGGCCGTGCTGGTCGAGCAACTCGCCGAACTGGGTCGGGTGGACCTCAGCGAACTGTTCGCCGACGCGACGTTCATCCGCGCCAAAAAAGGGGCGACGACGTCGGTAAAACCAAGATTGGCAAAGGGATGA
- a CDS encoding transposase, whose amino-acid sequence MKLEVVIDATGLPLGLAAAGAAVSEPKLLLPALKDVPLEVPAGTPVIADKGHDADALRDEIEAAGLVPVIPHRRNRSRPSRNDGRRLRRYRRRWLIERTHAWLHGDRGLAVRWCYDSFMYVGLVYLSFIHLALRRF is encoded by the coding sequence ATGAAGCTGGAGGTCGTCATCGACGCCACGGGCCTGCCCCTGGGTCTGGCGGCCGCTGGCGCCGCGGTGTCTGAGCCGAAGCTGCTGTTGCCGGCCCTGAAAGATGTCCCGCTGGAGGTGCCCGCCGGCACGCCCGTGATCGCCGACAAGGGCCACGACGCGGACGCGTTGCGGGACGAGATCGAGGCCGCGGGGCTGGTCCCGGTGATTCCGCACCGTCGGAACCGGTCGCGGCCGTCGCGGAACGATGGCCGTCGGCTGCGGCGATACCGGCGGAGGTGGTTGATCGAGCGGACCCATGCTTGGCTTCACGGTGACCGCGGCCTTGCGGTTCGTTGGTGCTATGACTCGTTCATGTACGTGGGTCTGGTCTACTTGAGCTTCATTCATCTGGCCTTACGGCGGTTTTGA
- a CDS encoding helicase-related protein gives MAPLESLQPHVVVRGILPHTLITVINVQWYGSQAVELTYKDPTGRVDNILLYRSDESRLEVVEAGRPWSFDGDGALFRLVSEAHRIRLAHLFDPLLAVHTSVIDPLPHQITAVYEAMLPRQPLRFLLADDPGAGKTVMAGLLIKELMVRGDLQRCLIVCPGNLVEQWQDELYRRFQLPFEIATNDKLEAARTGNWFLENDLVIVRLDKSARDESVQAKLAAPECRWDLVVVDEAHKMSATFFGGEVRYTKRYKLGQLLSGLTRHFLLLTATPHNGKEEDFQLFLALLDGDRFEGRFRDGVHQVDVSDLMRRMLKEELVKFDGTPLFPERFAHTVPFRLSELETWLYKEVTDYVREEFNRADALDDERRAGTVGFALTILQRRLASSPEAIYQSLRRRRERLEKRLRELELLQRGTAVVAPTLDPGEIEDLEDAPEEDLEQAEEEVLDQATAARTTQELRAEIATLRCLESLAEQVRRSGEDRKWRELADLLDTVFTPAALAGQVREGSAPYREAPRPAPSPHQKLVIFTEHRDTLNYLVERVRTLMGQAEAVVYMHGGMGREERRKAQEAFLYDPTVRVLVATDAAGEGINLQRAHLMVNYDLPWNPNRIEQRFGRIHRIGQNEVCHLWNLVAMETREGDVYLTLLRKLEEARKALGGRVFDVLGKLRFEGRPLKDFLIEAIRCGERPEVRDRLTRAVEGALDVRRLQELVEERALAHEVMDEPRLRRIQEDMQRAEARRLQPHYIESFFLEAFRRLAGTVCLREPRRYEVTHVPAVVRQRDREIGGREPVLSRYERITFEKDLIAPPAQPMAAFICPGHPLLDAVIDLTLERHRDLLRRGTMLVDDRDPSDSPRLVFYLEHAVQDASLTPSGERRVVSRRMLYVDVDRHGNVRNLGYAPYLDYRPLREDEPRPEAVLVRPECAWIGEGLEALALEYAVARLVPEHLEEVRARRLEWIEKTRAAVKDRLTKEIAYWDHRAEELRLQEEAGKPNARLNWQEARRRANELDARLQRRMEQLDREAQISAAPPVVVGGFVVVPAGLLAQMTGRAAPAAGDTADRLAVAARARAIVMEVERRLGYEPVDREADQVGYDIESRDPRTGRLRFIEVKGRESGAEVISVTRNEVLTALNKPDDYILAIVEFLDGGGHRVHYVRRPFQREPDFGVTSVNYDFASLLQRGEMPS, from the coding sequence ATGGCGCCTCTTGAGAGCCTGCAACCTCACGTTGTGGTACGGGGAATTCTGCCCCACACATTGATTACAGTGATCAACGTTCAGTGGTATGGGAGCCAGGCTGTGGAGCTTACCTACAAGGACCCCACTGGCCGGGTCGACAACATTCTCCTCTATCGGAGCGACGAATCCCGGCTGGAGGTCGTGGAGGCCGGCCGCCCCTGGAGTTTCGATGGAGACGGGGCCCTCTTCCGTCTGGTCTCCGAGGCGCACCGCATTCGCCTAGCGCATCTGTTCGATCCCCTGCTCGCCGTGCATACCTCGGTCATCGACCCGTTGCCGCACCAAATCACCGCCGTATACGAGGCGATGCTCCCGCGGCAGCCGTTGCGGTTCCTCCTCGCTGACGACCCGGGAGCCGGGAAGACCGTCATGGCGGGTCTCCTCATCAAGGAGCTCATGGTGCGGGGGGACCTCCAGCGCTGCCTCATCGTGTGTCCCGGGAATCTCGTCGAGCAGTGGCAGGACGAGCTGTACCGCCGGTTCCAGCTCCCCTTCGAGATCGCCACCAACGACAAGCTTGAGGCCGCCCGCACCGGCAACTGGTTCCTGGAGAACGACCTCGTGATCGTGCGGCTGGACAAGTCCGCCCGCGACGAGTCGGTCCAGGCGAAACTCGCCGCGCCGGAGTGCCGGTGGGACCTCGTGGTGGTGGACGAGGCCCACAAGATGTCCGCAACGTTCTTCGGCGGCGAGGTCAGGTACACCAAGCGGTACAAGCTTGGCCAGCTCCTGTCCGGCCTCACCCGGCACTTCCTCCTGCTGACAGCTACACCCCACAACGGCAAGGAAGAGGACTTCCAGCTCTTCCTGGCTCTTTTGGACGGCGACCGGTTCGAGGGCCGCTTTCGGGACGGCGTGCATCAGGTCGATGTCTCCGACCTCATGCGGCGGATGCTCAAGGAAGAGTTGGTGAAGTTCGACGGGACGCCGCTGTTCCCCGAGCGGTTCGCGCACACGGTGCCGTTCCGGCTCTCGGAGCTCGAAACGTGGCTGTACAAGGAGGTCACGGACTACGTCCGGGAGGAGTTTAACCGGGCGGACGCCCTGGACGACGAACGTCGGGCGGGCACCGTCGGGTTCGCCCTCACGATCCTGCAGCGCAGGCTGGCTTCCTCTCCCGAAGCCATCTATCAGTCCCTCCGACGGCGCCGGGAGCGGCTTGAAAAGCGCCTCCGAGAGCTGGAACTGCTGCAGCGGGGCACCGCAGTAGTAGCACCGACCCTGGACCCGGGGGAGATCGAAGACCTGGAGGACGCCCCGGAAGAGGACCTGGAGCAGGCCGAGGAGGAGGTCCTCGACCAGGCCACCGCCGCCCGGACCACCCAGGAGCTGCGGGCTGAGATCGCCACCCTCCGCTGCCTGGAATCGCTCGCAGAACAGGTCCGGCGCAGCGGCGAAGACCGCAAGTGGCGGGAGCTGGCCGACCTCCTGGACACTGTCTTCACCCCTGCGGCCCTCGCGGGGCAAGTGCGGGAGGGGTCCGCGCCTTACCGCGAGGCTCCCCGGCCAGCACCCTCGCCCCACCAGAAGCTCGTCATCTTCACCGAACACCGCGACACCCTGAACTACCTGGTGGAGCGGGTCCGGACCCTGATGGGCCAGGCGGAGGCCGTGGTGTACATGCACGGGGGTATGGGGCGGGAGGAGCGGCGCAAAGCCCAGGAGGCGTTCCTCTATGACCCCACCGTCCGGGTACTCGTGGCCACCGACGCTGCGGGCGAGGGCATCAACCTCCAGCGCGCTCACCTCATGGTCAATTATGACCTCCCGTGGAACCCGAACCGCATTGAGCAGCGCTTCGGTCGCATCCACCGCATCGGTCAGAACGAGGTCTGCCACCTGTGGAACCTCGTGGCCATGGAGACCCGGGAGGGCGACGTCTACCTGACCCTGCTCAGGAAGCTTGAGGAGGCGCGGAAGGCCCTGGGTGGACGGGTGTTCGACGTGCTCGGAAAACTACGGTTCGAGGGTCGTCCCCTTAAGGACTTCCTCATCGAGGCCATCCGGTGCGGCGAGCGGCCCGAGGTCCGGGATCGGCTCACGCGGGCCGTGGAAGGGGCTCTGGACGTGCGGCGGCTGCAGGAACTCGTGGAGGAGCGTGCCCTTGCCCACGAGGTGATGGACGAACCCCGGCTGCGCCGGATCCAGGAGGACATGCAGCGGGCCGAGGCGCGGCGGCTCCAGCCCCACTACATCGAGTCGTTCTTCCTGGAAGCGTTCCGGCGCCTGGCCGGCACCGTCTGCCTGCGGGAGCCGAGGCGCTACGAGGTGACCCACGTGCCCGCGGTGGTCCGCCAGCGCGACCGGGAGATCGGAGGTCGCGAACCGGTCCTGTCCCGCTACGAGCGGATCACCTTCGAGAAGGACCTCATCGCTCCCCCGGCCCAACCTATGGCCGCCTTCATCTGCCCCGGCCATCCGCTTCTGGACGCGGTAATCGACCTCACCCTGGAGCGCCACCGGGACCTCCTCCGTCGCGGGACGATGCTCGTGGACGACCGTGACCCGTCGGACAGCCCGCGGCTCGTGTTCTACCTGGAGCACGCCGTCCAGGACGCGAGCCTCACGCCCTCCGGGGAGCGACGGGTGGTCTCACGCCGGATGCTGTACGTGGATGTGGACCGGCACGGGAACGTCCGGAACCTGGGTTACGCGCCCTACCTGGACTACCGGCCCCTGCGGGAGGACGAGCCGAGGCCGGAGGCCGTCCTGGTGCGACCGGAGTGCGCGTGGATCGGGGAAGGACTGGAAGCCCTCGCCCTAGAGTACGCGGTCGCCCGCCTCGTGCCCGAGCACTTGGAGGAGGTCCGAGCGCGTCGGCTGGAGTGGATCGAGAAAACCCGGGCCGCGGTGAAGGACCGCCTGACCAAGGAGATTGCCTACTGGGACCACCGGGCCGAGGAGCTGCGCTTGCAGGAGGAAGCCGGAAAGCCCAATGCCCGCCTGAACTGGCAGGAGGCGCGCCGTCGGGCTAACGAACTCGATGCCCGCCTGCAGCGGCGCATGGAGCAGCTGGACCGCGAGGCGCAGATCTCGGCCGCCCCTCCGGTGGTGGTGGGCGGCTTTGTGGTGGTCCCGGCCGGGCTGCTGGCGCAGATGACCGGCCGTGCGGCTCCTGCGGCCGGAGACACGGCCGACCGACTGGCGGTGGCCGCCCGCGCTCGAGCTATCGTCATGGAGGTGGAGCGGCGCCTGGGCTATGAGCCTGTGGACCGGGAGGCGGACCAGGTGGGCTACGACATTGAGAGCCGCGACCCGCGAACCGGCCGGCTCCGGTTCATCGAGGTCAAGGGCCGGGAGAGCGGAGCCGAGGTCATCTCGGTGACCCGCAACGAGGTCCTCACGGCCTTGAACAAGCCCGACGACTACATCCTGGCCATCGTGGAGTTCCTGGATGGGGGGGGCCACCGGGTCCACTACGTCCGCCGCCCCTTCCAGCGAGAGCCGGACTTCGGCGTCACGAGCGTGAACTACGATTTCGCGAGCCTCCTGCAGCGGGGGGAGATGCCGTCATGA
- a CDS encoding sacsin N-terminal ATP-binding-like domain-containing protein, which produces MTQPPPYFERVRRKATERWDQLERDSELAAPWHQLFRQVQSPRHVLSELIQNADDAGATEASVRIEEGAFVFEHNGKDFTEEQFESLCRFGFSNKRHLHTIGFRGIGFRSVFSLGDAVEVYSPTLAVRFHRSRFTEPQWLEDGISGDGRTLIRVPLRDELVREELEERIRTWIDAPLSLLFLRNVRRLRIEGSDLRWSSDGPGPTANSEWLTLPGTRTRVLLIRSEEEPFPQEALAELQEERLLREAEELAPFPPCRVEIALGADGGLFAVLPTGVEPPLPFACNGPFVQDPGRTGIKDPEVSPTNRWLLRRIGRLAAETMLAWLQRAELPEEERARAYSLLPSTAQTRSGTLAGSCAAAVRAAFDERIRGEPYVLTTEGELARAGEAIAVPAPLLDVWSGPQVAAVFARAGTPVASKHIGEEAAAELAQRRAVRTYSVDDFVERVRYTSPPRPDSLAQVVQLWAFLWEPIRRWWLPQPKELRIVPVEGREALLAAEQVLRLDRSGSLGSSDEHAFLSKLVNIMDRELGQYLGRDAPAGDAQADIDEDTRRRARDVLEHLGLDEPTDRAKAIDLAAQTLFAGSVVDHTSAVALAQLAAKWGVRVGKSFRYITRSGAVRNPEEVLYDPDGTVEDLLPPAAREVLLSDDYSAELFCSAPEWREWLRSGKAGVRRFPLPSNEKRWVYGRQFIEEELARRGISGNLEYRYVTHDFVIEDYDWREEYWRYWEEREGEQPAIWAAILDLVAEEIAAGDAVLSARAFQVSTSRRERPVVSERIPARWILRLREKPCLRDTEGFCRLPAALLRRTPQTEPFIGIEPFVERTMDSEKTADLLDLLGVSTQPPSPEWLIVRLEALAKAQRPPAAELEKLYRRLDDLVATCSREDLERVRERFRTGKLIYSTSGTWETARGVFLELGEGDPPEVPLVWERVRGLTLWTKVGVETRPTVEHIVAWVRSLPVGGRLPDPDEKRLRATLRRFPAAVWEQVGCWLSLSGEWVPLEQLRYAATDSAAFPYDRLFEPVRRQVADLRMLGSAVSASPPFSEVPRLTDALEERLADQPGVREEAARTPAWLTAFGETLARVRFAEEVETARVRGLARELAGTRVRIVSGLRVIPYLDGNPAGDPREADTFWDGRTLSVQDLPRAKMARCVPAALAQRFGRPDIREALFYSYERDPALVRTYLEENFDLEPLDDRSLPGGREPEEGREGALPVPVQVAAPSRSRADALTTAIPASEFDQGDEASEDGEPVSRRRQRRLPRAAGDAKTLLIERYANALGFLSDGSGGFVRPDGATLHRTNGERFPWVLRPGDGGPARYLWPEAACLEREPLELEYDVWLLLRERPGDYSLVVEGADGEPLELTGQKLADMINKEGTFQVFPASVRLVRSDDSHR; this is translated from the coding sequence ATGACCCAGCCGCCGCCCTACTTCGAGCGGGTCCGTCGCAAGGCCACAGAGCGCTGGGACCAACTGGAGCGGGACTCGGAATTAGCTGCTCCATGGCACCAGCTCTTCCGGCAGGTGCAAAGCCCGCGCCATGTCCTGTCGGAGCTCATCCAGAACGCCGACGACGCGGGTGCGACCGAGGCGAGCGTCCGGATCGAGGAGGGTGCCTTCGTTTTCGAACACAACGGCAAGGATTTCACCGAGGAACAGTTCGAATCGCTGTGCCGGTTCGGGTTTTCGAACAAGCGGCACCTACACACCATCGGGTTCCGGGGCATCGGGTTCCGTAGCGTCTTCAGCCTGGGCGACGCCGTCGAGGTATATTCTCCGACCCTGGCCGTTCGCTTCCATCGGTCGCGGTTCACCGAGCCGCAGTGGCTGGAGGACGGAATCAGCGGCGATGGAAGGACGCTCATCCGCGTCCCCTTGCGGGACGAGTTGGTACGGGAAGAGCTCGAAGAGAGAATCCGGACCTGGATCGACGCGCCGCTCTCGCTGCTCTTCCTCCGCAACGTGCGGCGCCTTCGCATCGAGGGAAGCGATCTTCGCTGGAGCAGCGACGGCCCAGGCCCGACGGCCAACAGCGAGTGGCTGACGCTGCCTGGGACCCGGACGCGCGTCCTGCTGATCCGCTCGGAGGAGGAGCCGTTCCCGCAGGAAGCGCTCGCCGAGCTTCAGGAGGAACGCCTGCTCCGGGAGGCTGAGGAGCTCGCGCCGTTCCCGCCGTGCCGGGTGGAGATCGCCCTCGGCGCCGACGGGGGATTGTTCGCCGTCCTCCCCACCGGGGTCGAGCCCCCGCTCCCGTTCGCCTGCAACGGGCCCTTCGTCCAAGACCCTGGGCGGACCGGAATCAAGGATCCGGAGGTTTCTCCCACCAACCGGTGGCTGCTCCGCCGGATCGGGCGGCTCGCCGCCGAGACGATGCTGGCATGGCTGCAGCGCGCGGAGCTTCCCGAGGAGGAGCGAGCGCGGGCGTACTCCCTCCTGCCGAGTACCGCGCAAACCCGCAGCGGAACGCTGGCGGGGAGCTGCGCCGCGGCAGTCCGCGCCGCCTTCGACGAGCGAATCAGGGGCGAGCCGTACGTGCTCACCACGGAAGGCGAGCTCGCCCGAGCAGGGGAGGCGATCGCCGTCCCCGCGCCGCTGCTCGACGTCTGGTCCGGGCCTCAGGTGGCGGCGGTGTTCGCCAGGGCGGGGACGCCGGTCGCATCGAAGCACATCGGGGAGGAGGCGGCGGCGGAGCTCGCGCAGCGGCGGGCCGTACGAACCTACAGCGTTGACGACTTCGTCGAGCGAGTCCGCTACACCAGCCCGCCTCGCCCGGACTCCCTCGCCCAGGTGGTGCAGCTCTGGGCGTTCCTCTGGGAGCCGATTCGGCGCTGGTGGTTGCCGCAGCCGAAGGAGCTTCGGATCGTGCCGGTCGAGGGCCGCGAGGCCCTCCTGGCGGCAGAGCAGGTATTGCGGCTCGATCGCAGCGGCAGCCTCGGCTCGTCGGACGAGCACGCCTTCTTGTCGAAGCTGGTGAACATCATGGACCGGGAGCTGGGGCAGTACCTCGGAAGGGACGCTCCAGCGGGAGACGCCCAGGCCGACATCGACGAGGACACGCGCCGGAGGGCCCGAGACGTCCTGGAGCACCTCGGGCTCGACGAGCCCACGGACCGCGCCAAGGCCATCGACCTGGCAGCACAGACGCTCTTTGCAGGCTCGGTCGTCGACCATACCTCAGCGGTCGCCCTCGCGCAGCTCGCGGCGAAGTGGGGCGTAAGGGTCGGAAAATCGTTTCGCTACATCACCCGGTCGGGAGCCGTCCGCAATCCGGAAGAGGTCCTGTACGACCCGGACGGTACGGTCGAGGATCTCCTGCCTCCCGCCGCGCGGGAGGTGCTGCTTTCGGACGACTACAGCGCCGAACTCTTCTGCTCGGCACCGGAGTGGCGGGAGTGGCTGCGGAGCGGCAAGGCGGGCGTGCGGAGGTTTCCGCTTCCATCAAATGAAAAGAGGTGGGTGTACGGGAGGCAATTCATCGAGGAGGAGCTCGCTCGACGGGGCATCTCTGGAAATTTGGAGTACCGGTATGTTACCCACGATTTTGTAATCGAAGATTATGATTGGCGAGAAGAGTACTGGCGCTACTGGGAGGAGCGCGAGGGCGAACAGCCGGCAATCTGGGCGGCGATCCTGGACCTCGTGGCGGAGGAGATCGCCGCCGGCGACGCCGTCCTCTCCGCCCGCGCCTTCCAGGTGAGCACCTCTCGGAGGGAGCGCCCGGTCGTCAGCGAACGCATCCCCGCACGCTGGATCCTCCGCCTCCGCGAGAAGCCGTGCCTGCGCGATACCGAAGGGTTCTGCCGGCTGCCCGCCGCGCTCCTCCGCCGCACGCCGCAGACCGAACCCTTCATCGGCATCGAGCCGTTCGTCGAACGGACGATGGACAGCGAGAAGACCGCCGACCTCCTCGACCTCCTCGGAGTGAGCACGCAGCCGCCCAGCCCGGAATGGCTGATCGTCCGCCTGGAAGCCCTGGCCAAGGCGCAGCGCCCTCCGGCTGCAGAGCTCGAAAAGCTGTACCGACGGCTGGACGACCTCGTGGCAACGTGCTCCCGGGAGGACCTCGAACGCGTCCGGGAGCGGTTCAGGACCGGGAAGCTCATCTACAGCACGAGCGGGACCTGGGAAACTGCCCGCGGGGTCTTCCTCGAACTCGGCGAGGGCGACCCCCCTGAGGTGCCTCTCGTCTGGGAGCGCGTGCGCGGCCTCACCCTGTGGACGAAGGTCGGGGTGGAGACGCGGCCGACCGTGGAACACATCGTGGCCTGGGTCCGCAGCCTCCCCGTCGGCGGACGCCTCCCCGATCCGGACGAGAAGCGCCTCCGGGCGACGCTCCGCCGCTTCCCTGCCGCCGTCTGGGAGCAGGTCGGCTGCTGGCTCAGCCTCTCCGGCGAGTGGGTGCCGCTCGAACAGCTCCGCTACGCAGCGACCGATTCCGCCGCCTTCCCGTACGACCGGCTGTTCGAGCCGGTTCGGCGGCAGGTCGCCGATCTCCGCATGCTGGGGAGCGCGGTCTCCGCTTCGCCGCCCTTCAGCGAGGTTCCCCGCCTCACCGATGCCCTCGAAGAGCGGCTCGCCGATCAGCCCGGCGTGCGCGAGGAAGCCGCTCGGACGCCCGCATGGCTCACCGCCTTCGGGGAAACCCTCGCCCGCGTCCGGTTCGCCGAGGAAGTGGAAACGGCGCGCGTGCGCGGTCTGGCACGCGAGCTCGCCGGAACGCGTGTCCGCATCGTGAGCGGGCTCAGGGTCATCCCCTATCTCGACGGAAACCCCGCCGGCGACCCTCGCGAGGCCGACACCTTCTGGGACGGCCGCACCCTCTCCGTGCAGGACCTCCCCAGAGCGAAAATGGCGCGCTGCGTGCCGGCGGCGCTGGCCCAGCGATTCGGTCGCCCCGACATCCGCGAGGCGCTCTTCTACAGCTACGAGCGCGATCCCGCGCTCGTCCGCACCTACCTGGAGGAGAACTTCGACCTCGAGCCCCTTGACGACCGGTCCCTCCCTGGCGGCCGCGAGCCGGAAGAAGGACGCGAGGGAGCCCTTCCCGTCCCGGTCCAGGTGGCTGCGCCGTCGCGTAGTCGGGCAGACGCCTTGACGACAGCGATTCCGGCGTCAGAATTCGACCAAGGAGACGAGGCTTCTGAGGACGGAGAGCCCGTGTCCCGGCGACGCCAGCGCAGGCTGCCGCGCGCGGCCGGCGACGCCAAGACGCTCCTCATCGAGCGGTATGCCAACGCGCTGGGCTTCCTCTCCGACGGGTCCGGCGGTTTCGTCCGCCCCGACGGCGCGACGCTGCACCGCACCAACGGCGAGCGCTTTCCGTGGGTGCTCCGCCCGGGCGACGGCGGCCCGGCCCGCTACCTGTGGCCGGAAGCGGCCTGTCTCGAACGAGAGCCACTCGAGCTTGAGTACGACGTCTGGCTTCTCCTCCGCGAGCGGCCTGGCGATTACTCCCTTGTCGTCGAAGGCGCCGACGGCGAACCGCTCGAGCTGACCGGGCAGAAGCTCGCCGACATGATCAACAAGGAGGGAACATTCCAGGTCTTCCCAGCATCCGTTCGTTTGGTGCGAAGCGATGACTCCCACAGGTAA